One Luteibacter sp. 9135 DNA segment encodes these proteins:
- the kdpB gene encoding potassium-transporting ATPase subunit KdpB, whose product MTTLAHDKPRGFDRALVTRALGDAFRKLSPRQQFRNPVMFVVFVCSVLTTLLWVQALAGHGEASATFVFWVALWLWFTLLFANFAEALAEGRGKAQADALRGSRRDVSAKKLASADREAAITFTPSSELRTGHFVLVDAGDTVPGDGEVVVGAASVDESAITGESAPVIRESGGDRSAVTGGTRVLSDWLVVRITSNPGESFLDRMISMVEGASRRKTPNEIALTILLAKFTLIFLLACATLLPYSIYSVQAAGVGSPITLTVLIALLVCLIPTTIGALLSAIGIAGMDRMIRANVIATSGRAVEAAGDVDVLLLDKTGTITLGNRQAVAFHPAPGIEERELAEAAELASRADETPEGRSIVTLAARFVAMSTARPANDRDAVFVPFTAQTRMSGVDVGTRHVRKGAMDAVERYLDSQDSHMPPLVRRMAEDVARRGATPLIVVDGALTLGVVELKDIVKEGIKERFAEMRRMGIRTVMVTGDNPLTAAAIAAEAGVDDFLAEATPEAKLKLIRDIQAENRLVAMCGDGTNDAPALAQADVAVAMNSGTQAAKEAGNMVDLDSNPTKLIEVVGIGKQMLITRGALTTFSIANDIAKYFAIIPAAFATTYPALNTLNVMHLATPQSAILSAVIFNALIIVFLIPLALKGVAYRALGAAALLRRNLLVYGLGGVVVPFIGIKLIDMLLVLVGLA is encoded by the coding sequence ATGACTACCCTAGCCCACGACAAGCCGCGCGGTTTCGACCGCGCGCTGGTGACCCGCGCCCTCGGTGACGCCTTCCGCAAGCTCTCGCCGCGCCAGCAGTTCCGCAATCCGGTGATGTTCGTCGTCTTCGTATGCAGTGTGCTGACCACCCTCTTGTGGGTGCAGGCACTGGCCGGCCACGGCGAAGCCTCCGCCACCTTCGTGTTCTGGGTGGCGCTGTGGCTGTGGTTCACCCTGTTGTTCGCCAACTTCGCCGAGGCGCTGGCCGAAGGCCGCGGCAAGGCCCAGGCCGATGCGTTGCGCGGTTCGCGCCGCGATGTCTCCGCGAAGAAGCTCGCCTCCGCCGATCGCGAGGCTGCGATCACTTTCACGCCGTCGAGCGAGCTGCGCACCGGCCACTTCGTACTGGTCGACGCCGGCGATACCGTGCCGGGCGACGGTGAAGTGGTGGTCGGCGCGGCCAGCGTGGACGAGAGCGCGATCACCGGCGAATCCGCGCCCGTGATCCGCGAATCCGGTGGCGACCGCAGCGCGGTGACCGGCGGTACCCGCGTGCTCTCCGACTGGCTGGTGGTGCGCATCACCAGCAACCCGGGCGAGAGCTTCCTCGACCGCATGATCTCGATGGTGGAAGGCGCCTCGCGGCGCAAGACGCCCAACGAGATCGCGCTGACCATCCTGCTGGCCAAGTTCACGCTGATCTTCCTGCTGGCCTGCGCCACGCTGTTGCCGTACTCGATCTACAGCGTGCAGGCGGCCGGCGTGGGCAGCCCGATCACGCTCACCGTGCTGATCGCCCTGCTCGTGTGCCTGATTCCCACCACTATCGGCGCCCTGCTCTCGGCCATCGGCATCGCCGGCATGGACCGGATGATCCGCGCCAACGTCATCGCCACGTCCGGACGCGCGGTGGAAGCCGCGGGCGATGTGGACGTGCTGCTGCTGGACAAGACCGGCACGATCACGCTGGGCAACCGCCAGGCCGTGGCCTTCCACCCGGCACCGGGCATCGAGGAGCGCGAACTGGCGGAAGCCGCGGAACTCGCTTCGCGTGCCGACGAAACGCCGGAAGGCCGCAGCATCGTCACCCTTGCCGCGCGTTTCGTGGCGATGTCTACCGCCCGCCCCGCCAACGATCGCGATGCGGTGTTCGTGCCCTTTACCGCGCAGACCCGCATGAGCGGCGTCGATGTGGGCACGCGCCATGTCCGCAAGGGCGCCATGGATGCCGTGGAACGCTACCTGGATTCGCAGGACAGCCACATGCCGCCGCTGGTCCGCCGCATGGCCGAGGACGTTGCCCGTCGCGGCGCTACGCCGCTGATCGTGGTCGACGGCGCGCTCACCCTCGGCGTCGTGGAACTGAAGGACATCGTCAAGGAAGGCATCAAGGAGCGCTTCGCCGAGATGCGCCGCATGGGCATCCGCACGGTGATGGTCACCGGCGACAACCCGTTGACCGCCGCGGCCATTGCGGCCGAGGCCGGCGTGGACGACTTCCTCGCCGAGGCGACACCGGAAGCGAAGCTGAAGCTGATCCGCGATATCCAGGCCGAGAACCGTCTGGTCGCCATGTGCGGCGACGGCACCAACGACGCGCCGGCGCTGGCCCAGGCGGACGTCGCAGTGGCCATGAACAGCGGCACGCAGGCGGCCAAGGAAGCCGGCAACATGGTCGATCTGGATTCCAACCCGACCAAGCTGATCGAGGTGGTGGGCATCGGCAAGCAGATGCTGATCACCCGCGGCGCGCTGACCACCTTCTCCATCGCCAACGACATCGCGAAGTACTTCGCGATCATCCCCGCCGCGTTCGCCACCACGTATCCGGCGCTCAACACGCTGAACGTGATGCACCTGGCCACGCCGCAGAGCGCGATCCTCTCGGCGGTGATCTTCAACGCGCTGATCATCGTCTTCCTGATTCCGCTGGCGCTCAAGGGCGTGGCCTATCGCGCGCTGGGCGCCGCCGCGCTGCTGCGCCGCAACCTGCTGGTGTACGGGCTGGGCGGCGTGGTCGTGCCCTTCATCGGCATCAAGCTGATCGACATGTTGCTGGTCCTGGTCGGACTGGCGTAA
- a CDS encoding outer membrane beta-barrel protein produces MRTTRYAFLAALLALAPVTRAMASGSDDCSQGFGARFAAAYREDAQPADPNAPAPARRGLDSPLASPPFPSAEWQLGGVAYPIGVPNLNSQYPLEKAMACNRVGRWLKDNRIEVYGWLNASVNLSSSSHTNYPLSYAVRPNRVEFNQALLRIERLPDTVQTDHVDWGFHLDNLYGYDYHFTTMKGVLSNQLLNNPKPDQPLNGKINGYDPMLFYGDIYLPHIAEGMVVRIGRWLSLPDIEAQFSPNNYLVTHSILYTVDPYTQMGVMTTTRLNAQWTVQVGLNGGNDTAIWNHQSRPTLQACVRWVSASNDDMLYTCANSVNRSDYNYNNVQMYVSTWGHRFSDRVHILTEAYYMYGRQIPGYGPGFDSQVAGSSPLPGKAAEYGIVNYLNVAIDPKNMISFRNEFYNDQKGQRTGFPTRYTSHTLGMTHWVTQDMEIRPELRYEKSYDVDAYDGGRKDNQVTALVDAIWHY; encoded by the coding sequence ATGCGCACCACTCGTTACGCTTTTCTCGCCGCCCTGCTCGCCCTCGCGCCCGTCACCCGGGCCATGGCTTCCGGCAGCGACGACTGTTCCCAGGGCTTCGGCGCCCGCTTCGCCGCGGCCTACCGCGAAGATGCCCAGCCGGCCGACCCGAACGCACCTGCACCGGCCCGCCGTGGCCTGGATTCGCCGTTGGCCTCGCCGCCTTTTCCTTCCGCCGAATGGCAGCTGGGCGGCGTGGCCTACCCGATCGGCGTGCCCAACCTGAATTCGCAGTACCCGCTGGAAAAGGCCATGGCCTGCAACCGCGTGGGCCGCTGGCTGAAGGACAACCGGATCGAGGTGTACGGCTGGCTCAACGCGTCCGTCAACCTGAGCAGTTCGTCGCACACGAACTACCCGTTGTCGTACGCCGTGCGTCCGAACCGCGTGGAGTTCAACCAGGCGCTGCTGCGCATCGAGCGCCTGCCGGACACCGTGCAGACCGACCATGTGGACTGGGGCTTCCACCTGGATAACCTTTACGGTTACGACTACCACTTCACCACGATGAAAGGCGTGCTCAGCAACCAGTTGCTGAACAACCCCAAGCCCGACCAGCCGCTCAACGGCAAGATCAACGGCTACGACCCGATGCTGTTCTACGGGGATATCTACCTGCCGCATATCGCCGAGGGCATGGTGGTACGCATCGGTCGCTGGTTGTCGCTGCCTGACATCGAGGCGCAGTTCTCGCCCAACAACTACCTGGTGACGCATTCCATCCTCTACACGGTGGACCCGTATACGCAGATGGGTGTCATGACCACGACGCGGCTCAACGCGCAGTGGACGGTGCAGGTGGGCTTGAACGGTGGCAACGACACCGCGATCTGGAACCACCAGTCGCGCCCGACGTTGCAGGCCTGCGTGCGCTGGGTTTCGGCCAGTAACGACGACATGCTCTATACCTGCGCCAACAGCGTCAACCGTTCCGACTACAACTACAACAACGTGCAGATGTACGTCAGTACCTGGGGCCACCGCTTCAGCGACCGCGTGCACATCCTCACCGAGGCGTACTACATGTACGGCCGGCAGATTCCGGGTTATGGCCCGGGCTTCGACAGCCAGGTGGCCGGTTCGTCGCCGCTGCCGGGCAAGGCGGCGGAGTACGGCATCGTGAACTATCTCAACGTGGCGATCGATCCGAAGAACATGATCTCGTTCCGCAACGAGTTCTACAACGACCAGAAGGGCCAGCGCACCGGCTTCCCCACGCGCTACACCAGCCACACGCTGGGCATGACGCACTGGGTCACGCAGGACATGGAGATCCGTCCGGAGCTGCGCTACGAGAAGTCGTACGACGTCGATGCCTATGACGGCGGCCGCAAGGACAACCAGGTGACCGCGCTCGTCGACGCGATCTGGCACTACTGA
- the kdpC gene encoding potassium-transporting ATPase subunit KdpC, with the protein MTTLLRNAIVLLLLMTAVTGVAYPAVVGGLAAVLFPSQAAGSLVTRDNVPVGSALIGQSFTAPRYIWGRPSATTPVPNNAAASTGSNLGPSNPALADAVKQRIAALRAADPGNDAPVPVDLVTASASGLDPEISPAAATFQANRVARARQIPADTVRRLIAENTQGRQFGVLGEPRVNVLALNLALDAATR; encoded by the coding sequence ATGACTACCCTGCTACGCAATGCCATCGTCCTGCTCCTGCTGATGACCGCGGTTACCGGCGTGGCCTATCCCGCCGTCGTCGGTGGCCTGGCCGCGGTGCTGTTCCCGTCCCAGGCCGCGGGTAGCCTGGTGACGCGCGACAACGTGCCGGTCGGCTCCGCGCTGATCGGCCAGTCGTTCACCGCGCCGCGGTACATCTGGGGCCGCCCGTCGGCCACCACGCCCGTGCCGAACAACGCCGCCGCGTCCACCGGTTCCAACCTCGGCCCGAGCAACCCGGCGCTGGCGGATGCGGTGAAACAGCGGATCGCCGCGCTGCGCGCCGCCGATCCGGGCAACGACGCGCCGGTGCCGGTGGACCTGGTCACGGCGTCGGCCAGCGGACTGGATCCGGAGATCAGCCCGGCCGCGGCGACGTTCCAGGCCAATCGTGTCGCGCGTGCGCGGCAGATTCCCGCGGACACCGTGCGCCGGCTGATCGCCGAAAACACCCAGGGTCGCCAGTTCGGCGTACTGGGCGAGCCACGGGTCAACGTGCTGGCGCTCAACCTGGCGCTGGATGCCGCGACGCGCTGA
- a CDS encoding sensor histidine kinase — translation MNDVRDARADALLNAVNEEDGQRLKIFLGAAPGVGKTFAMLSAARDLKRQGIDVVVGLVETHGRSETAALLEGIEVLPTRPVRYAGREFREFDLEAALARKPAVILVDELAHTNLPGGRHARRWQDIAELLDAGLEVYTALNVQHVESLNDQVRRITNVAVRETVPDAFLDRARDIVLIDLPPRELIARLKQGKVYVPETAAVALDAFFSPTNLAALRELAVETVASHVDSDLREHMLARGDAMPVRRRVMAAIDGHGQSEYLVRITRRIAERRGAPWSVLFVDRGGMDGARRERVDAAMRLARRLGGEAVILRGHAVADELMAWADREGVGQIIVGRTRERPIARRLGYSLTQQLLTRGAHLELTIVATPTQRAQSRRRLRVEDAGSRRDYGFATATIAVAMALSFIADRFLSVANLSLIFLTAVLIVAVRTRMAVAVYAALLSFFGYNFFFAPPRYTLAIANADDVLAVTLFLVAALVCSRLATRLAGQVTSLRAAQVRGRALVALGQQLATSADADAVRVAGAQALARALDIDVAILARDASGALVVASAAPAPFPLSAQDMAAADWCESHAEPAGRYTDTLHGASCWVLPLGSEQQRGGVAALRFPPGTREPDADRRGLALAMIQDIGQALDRARLASELESARVQGETERLRNALLSSVSHDLRSPLASMIGSAGTLLSYEDQLPASERHELLQAILGEGQRLDRYIQNLLDMTRLGHGTLKLTRDWVDAGEIVAAAVSRMRKLFPEVRVDVHLPRDTILLHVHPALVEQALFNILENAGRFTPPGEPVRVTVSSEVGRLRVDVADRGPGIPEDERARIFDMFYSVSRGDRGGKGTGLGLAICRGMIGAHGGSVEALPHVGGGTTIRVSLPLPPPPDETA, via the coding sequence ATGAACGATGTGCGAGACGCCCGCGCCGACGCGCTGCTCAACGCGGTGAACGAGGAGGACGGCCAGCGGCTGAAAATCTTCCTCGGCGCCGCGCCCGGCGTGGGCAAGACCTTCGCCATGCTCTCGGCGGCGCGGGACCTGAAGCGCCAGGGCATCGACGTGGTGGTGGGGCTGGTGGAGACGCATGGCCGCAGCGAGACGGCGGCGCTGCTGGAGGGCATCGAGGTGCTGCCGACGCGGCCGGTGCGCTATGCCGGTCGGGAGTTCCGTGAGTTCGACCTGGAGGCCGCGCTGGCGCGCAAGCCGGCGGTGATCCTGGTCGACGAACTGGCCCACACCAATTTGCCCGGCGGTCGCCATGCACGCCGCTGGCAGGATATCGCCGAACTGCTCGATGCCGGCCTGGAGGTCTACACCGCACTCAACGTGCAGCATGTGGAAAGCCTCAACGACCAGGTGCGGCGGATCACCAACGTGGCCGTGCGCGAAACGGTACCCGACGCGTTCCTCGACCGCGCACGCGACATCGTGCTGATCGACCTGCCGCCGCGCGAACTGATCGCCCGGTTGAAGCAGGGCAAGGTGTACGTGCCGGAAACCGCCGCCGTGGCACTGGACGCGTTCTTCTCGCCGACCAATCTGGCCGCCCTGCGCGAGCTGGCCGTGGAAACCGTGGCCTCGCACGTGGACAGCGACCTGCGCGAGCACATGCTGGCGCGCGGCGATGCGATGCCCGTGCGCCGGCGGGTCATGGCGGCCATCGACGGGCATGGGCAGAGCGAATACCTGGTGCGGATCACGCGACGCATCGCCGAGCGCCGCGGTGCGCCGTGGAGCGTACTGTTCGTCGACCGGGGCGGCATGGACGGCGCCCGCCGCGAGCGCGTGGACGCGGCGATGCGCCTGGCCCGTCGCCTGGGTGGCGAAGCGGTGATCCTGCGCGGGCATGCGGTGGCCGACGAGCTGATGGCCTGGGCCGATCGCGAAGGCGTGGGCCAGATCATCGTCGGCCGCACGCGCGAACGGCCCATCGCGCGCCGGCTGGGCTATTCGCTCACGCAGCAGCTGCTCACGCGCGGCGCGCACCTGGAACTGACCATCGTGGCCACGCCGACGCAGCGCGCGCAGTCGCGCCGGCGGCTGCGCGTGGAGGATGCGGGGTCGCGCCGCGACTACGGCTTCGCCACGGCCACCATCGCGGTGGCGATGGCGTTATCGTTCATCGCCGACCGCTTCCTCTCCGTGGCCAACCTCTCGCTGATCTTCCTAACGGCGGTGCTGATCGTGGCGGTGCGCACGCGCATGGCCGTCGCGGTCTATGCCGCGCTGCTCAGCTTCTTCGGCTACAACTTCTTCTTCGCGCCACCCCGCTACACGCTGGCCATCGCCAATGCGGACGACGTGCTGGCGGTCACCCTGTTCCTCGTCGCCGCACTGGTCTGCAGCCGCCTGGCTACCCGGCTGGCCGGGCAGGTGACCTCGCTACGTGCAGCGCAGGTGCGTGGCCGGGCACTGGTGGCGCTGGGCCAGCAGCTGGCCACCAGCGCGGATGCCGACGCCGTGCGCGTCGCAGGCGCGCAGGCGCTGGCCCGTGCGCTGGACATCGATGTCGCCATCCTGGCCCGCGATGCCTCGGGCGCGCTCGTGGTTGCCAGTGCCGCGCCGGCACCGTTTCCGCTGTCGGCCCAGGACATGGCGGCGGCGGACTGGTGCGAGAGCCATGCCGAGCCTGCGGGTCGCTATACCGACACGCTGCACGGTGCGTCGTGCTGGGTGCTGCCGCTGGGCAGCGAGCAACAGCGCGGCGGCGTGGCGGCGCTGCGTTTCCCGCCGGGCACCCGCGAGCCGGATGCCGACCGCCGGGGCCTGGCGCTGGCGATGATCCAGGATATCGGCCAGGCGCTGGACCGCGCGCGCCTGGCCAGCGAACTCGAAAGCGCGCGCGTGCAGGGCGAGACCGAGCGCCTGCGCAACGCGCTGCTGTCGTCGGTCTCGCACGACCTGCGCTCCCCGCTGGCGTCCATGATCGGTTCGGCGGGCACGCTGCTCAGCTACGAGGACCAGCTTCCGGCCAGCGAGCGCCACGAACTGTTGCAGGCCATCCTCGGCGAGGGCCAGCGGCTGGATCGCTACATCCAGAACCTGCTGGACATGACCCGCCTCGGCCACGGCACGCTCAAGCTCACGCGCGACTGGGTGGATGCGGGCGAGATCGTCGCCGCCGCGGTGTCGCGCATGCGCAAACTGTTTCCCGAGGTGCGCGTCGACGTGCACCTGCCGCGCGACACGATCCTGCTGCACGTGCATCCGGCCCTGGTCGAGCAGGCGCTGTTCAACATCCTGGAAAACGCCGGTCGCTTCACGCCGCCCGGCGAGCCGGTGCGGGTCACGGTCAGCAGCGAGGTCGGCCGCCTGCGCGTCGACGTGGCCGACCGGGGGCCGGGTATTCCGGAGGACGAGCGCGCGCGGATCTTCGACATGTTCTATTCGGTCTCGCGGGGCGATCGCGGCGGCAAGGGCACCGGGCTGGGCCTGGCGATCTGCCGCGGGATGATCGGTGCGCACGGTGGCAGCGTGGAGGCCTTGCCCCACGTCGGCGGAGGTACGACCATCCGGGTCTCGCTGCCCCTGCCGCCGCCCCCCGACGAGACCGCATGA
- a CDS encoding response regulator: MTPTPSAPRVLVIDDEAQIRRFLDIGLRAEGYQVLLAATGQEGLGLAATQSPDVVVLDIGLPDLEGHDVLREIRQWSQVPVLMLSVRDTEAEKVRALDGGANDYVTKPFGIQELMARLRVLLRQAAKGGEAEAAVRYDDGRLAVDLARREVLLDGTVVALTRKEFAVLSLLVRHPGRVVSQQQILRDVWGPTHTQDTHYLRIVMGKLRQKLGDDPAAPRWLKTEPGVGYRFPAG, encoded by the coding sequence ATGACTCCGACTCCCTCGGCTCCCCGTGTCCTGGTGATCGACGACGAGGCGCAGATCCGCCGCTTCCTGGACATCGGCCTGCGCGCCGAGGGCTACCAGGTGCTGCTGGCCGCCACCGGCCAGGAGGGCCTGGGCCTGGCGGCCACGCAGTCGCCCGATGTGGTGGTGCTCGATATCGGCCTGCCCGATCTGGAAGGCCACGATGTGCTGCGCGAGATCCGCCAGTGGAGCCAGGTACCCGTGTTGATGCTGTCGGTGCGCGACACCGAGGCCGAGAAGGTCCGCGCGCTGGATGGCGGTGCCAACGATTACGTGACCAAGCCGTTCGGCATCCAGGAACTGATGGCGCGCCTGCGCGTGCTGCTGCGCCAGGCGGCGAAGGGCGGCGAGGCCGAAGCCGCCGTGCGTTATGACGACGGCCGCCTCGCCGTGGACCTGGCCCGGCGCGAGGTGCTGCTCGACGGCACGGTCGTGGCGCTCACGCGCAAGGAATTCGCCGTGCTGTCGCTGCTGGTGCGGCATCCGGGTCGGGTGGTCAGCCAGCAGCAGATCCTGCGTGACGTGTGGGGGCCTACCCATACGCAGGACACGCATTACCTGCGCATCGTGATGGGCAAGCTGCGGCAGAAGCTGGGTGACGACCCGGCCGCGCCGCGCTGGCTGAAAACCGAACCCGGCGTGGGCTACCGTTTTCCGGCCGGCTGA
- a CDS encoding AraC family transcriptional regulator: MHSSRDHEVIHALLERADGPPLVAYEARGALPLMEVDWHSHVRGQFFYVEEGFVTNRTEHGSYLLPPHRAGWMPPGTRHTVSMTGPTHAWGVFIAPCAAVGLPDRPCVVGVNDLVRSIIKRAATWPVEIFAPDPARERLFAVLLDELQRAPVESLHLPMPSDRRLRRVAVAMFEHPEDTRSIEEWAAWAGMSTRTLTRIFRQETQCSVAQWRQQARLTRALERLATGEPVAVVSDALGYATPSAFVAMFRKAFGDSPGRYLARQAAGA, translated from the coding sequence ATGCATTCCAGCCGGGACCACGAGGTGATCCACGCCCTGCTCGAACGAGCCGACGGCCCGCCGCTGGTCGCCTACGAGGCACGCGGCGCGTTGCCGCTGATGGAGGTCGACTGGCACAGCCATGTACGCGGCCAATTCTTCTACGTGGAAGAAGGCTTCGTCACCAATCGCACGGAGCACGGCTCGTACCTGCTGCCGCCGCACCGCGCCGGCTGGATGCCGCCCGGCACGAGGCACACGGTGAGCATGACCGGCCCGACCCATGCCTGGGGCGTCTTCATCGCGCCCTGCGCCGCGGTCGGCCTGCCGGACCGGCCCTGCGTGGTAGGCGTCAACGACCTGGTCCGCTCCATCATCAAGCGCGCGGCCACCTGGCCAGTCGAGATCTTCGCGCCCGATCCGGCGCGGGAGCGCCTGTTCGCGGTGTTGCTGGACGAATTGCAGCGTGCGCCGGTGGAGTCGCTGCACCTGCCCATGCCGAGCGACCGCCGCCTGCGCCGCGTGGCCGTCGCCATGTTCGAACACCCCGAGGACACCCGCAGCATCGAGGAGTGGGCGGCCTGGGCCGGCATGTCCACGCGCACGCTGACGCGCATCTTCCGCCAGGAAACCCAGTGCAGCGTGGCGCAGTGGCGCCAGCAGGCGCGCCTGACCCGCGCGCTGGAACGGCTGGCCACGGGCGAGCCGGTGGCCGTGGTGTCCGATGCGCTGGGCTACGCGACGCCGAGCGCGTTCGTGGCGATGTTCCGCAAGGCGTTCGGCGATTCCCCGGGGCGTTACCTCGCCAGGCAGGCGGCCGGCGCCTGA
- a CDS encoding MarR family winged helix-turn-helix transcriptional regulator translates to MSTSSFPLCDTPDSLGALIGMVRSEIVRAIESDLAAQGTDLKFTQFHVLKRLATAGPMTATELARAVDLDGGAMTRQLDQLETKGYLRRQPHEQDRRALRIDLTEAGVALWKHLHESNIATLERAQKTLTQDERDQLHDYLGRVLNALREKN, encoded by the coding sequence ATGTCCACGTCTTCGTTCCCGCTCTGCGACACGCCCGACAGCCTCGGTGCCCTTATCGGCATGGTGCGCAGCGAAATCGTCCGGGCGATCGAGTCCGACCTGGCCGCACAGGGCACGGACCTGAAGTTCACGCAGTTCCACGTGCTCAAGCGCCTGGCCACCGCCGGCCCGATGACCGCCACGGAACTGGCGCGTGCCGTGGACCTGGACGGCGGCGCCATGACGCGCCAGCTGGACCAGCTGGAAACCAAGGGATACCTGCGCCGCCAGCCGCACGAGCAGGACCGCCGCGCACTGCGCATCGACCTTACCGAGGCCGGCGTGGCGCTATGGAAACACTTGCATGAAAGCAACATCGCCACCCTGGAACGCGCCCAGAAAACGCTGACCCAGGACGAGCGCGACCAGCTGCACGACTACCTGGGGCGCGTGCTCAACGCGCTTCGCGAAAAGAACTGA
- a CDS encoding efflux transporter outer membrane subunit, translating to MRLHTLVAAVGAALILSGCVTSRGLDPQGTLTDPSTLHAGRSLAKVPVSPAGWPAADWWTGLGDSQLTSLIEEALKDNPDLATASARVRQAQAQAGSADATRSPTLSVGGGVAGAHLPGSLLPDPPGNHFSWTKYGYGNFNWDLDLWGGRRAAFEAAVGSQRAAEVDMRAARIEISTNVARAYVQLGYGFTQLDVAHAELDRTHASQKLTVQRVAAGVDNQMQVKQADSEVASAEREVAVAQRAIDSARSSLSVLLGKGPDRGLDIVRPAALSPAAVAIPANLPADLLGHRADLVAARWRVEAASKDIVSAKARFLPNVTLGVLAAQLAGGSDNLFASQARFWQVLPAFSLPIFDGGRLRANLAGKDADYDLAVAQYNTTLVRALNEVQDELSALDSLATQIQAQQRAQDAAQQAYDLSQQRYKAGVGSYLESLVVRQQLLEAEQRTASLKAQQVDTSVQLIQALGGGFRPSADDASVATASTPATP from the coding sequence ATGCGTCTGCACACTCTCGTGGCGGCCGTCGGGGCCGCGTTGATCCTCTCCGGCTGCGTCACCAGCCGTGGTCTGGATCCGCAAGGCACGCTGACCGATCCGTCCACCCTTCACGCCGGGCGCAGCCTGGCGAAGGTTCCCGTTTCCCCGGCCGGCTGGCCGGCGGCTGACTGGTGGACCGGACTGGGCGATAGCCAGCTCACCTCGCTGATCGAGGAAGCCCTGAAGGACAACCCCGACCTGGCAACGGCCAGCGCCCGAGTGCGCCAGGCCCAGGCGCAGGCCGGTTCGGCCGATGCCACGCGCAGTCCCACGCTCAGCGTGGGCGGCGGCGTGGCCGGCGCGCACCTGCCCGGTTCGTTGCTGCCCGATCCGCCCGGCAACCACTTCTCGTGGACCAAGTACGGCTACGGCAACTTCAACTGGGACCTGGACCTGTGGGGCGGGCGTCGCGCCGCCTTCGAGGCGGCCGTGGGCTCGCAGCGGGCCGCCGAGGTGGACATGCGCGCCGCGCGCATCGAGATCTCGACCAACGTCGCCCGCGCCTACGTGCAACTCGGCTACGGCTTCACCCAGCTGGACGTGGCCCACGCCGAGCTGGACCGCACCCATGCGTCGCAGAAGCTGACCGTGCAGCGCGTCGCCGCGGGCGTCGACAACCAGATGCAGGTCAAGCAGGCGGACAGCGAAGTGGCGTCGGCCGAACGCGAGGTGGCGGTGGCGCAGCGCGCCATCGACAGCGCGCGCAGCTCGCTCAGCGTGCTGCTGGGCAAGGGCCCCGATCGTGGCCTGGACATCGTGCGTCCCGCCGCCTTGAGCCCGGCCGCCGTCGCCATCCCGGCCAACCTGCCGGCCGACCTGCTCGGCCACCGTGCCGACTTGGTCGCCGCGCGCTGGCGCGTCGAAGCCGCCTCGAAGGACATCGTCTCGGCCAAGGCGCGTTTCCTGCCCAACGTGACGCTGGGCGTGCTCGCAGCGCAGCTGGCCGGCGGATCGGACAACCTGTTCGCCTCGCAGGCGCGCTTCTGGCAGGTGCTGCCCGCGTTCTCGCTGCCCATCTTCGACGGTGGCCGCCTGCGCGCCAACCTGGCCGGCAAGGATGCGGACTACGACCTGGCCGTCGCGCAATACAACACCACCCTGGTGCGTGCGCTCAACGAAGTGCAGGACGAACTGTCCGCGCTCGACTCCCTGGCGACGCAGATCCAGGCCCAGCAGCGGGCGCAGGACGCGGCCCAGCAGGCGTACGACCTGTCGCAGCAGCGCTACAAGGCCGGCGTCGGCAGCTACCTGGAGTCGCTGGTGGTACGCCAGCAGCTGCTCGAGGCCGAGCAGCGCACGGCGTCGCTGAAAGCACAGCAGGTCGATACCTCCGTCCAACTGATCCAGGCGCTGGGTGGCGGGTTCCGCCCCTCGGCCGACGACGCATCCGTCGCGACCGCCAGCACGCCGGCAACCCCTTAA